Proteins encoded together in one Panthera uncia isolate 11264 chromosome A2, Puncia_PCG_1.0, whole genome shotgun sequence window:
- the LOC125931022 gene encoding olfactory receptor 2A2-like: MYFFLSHLAIIDICYASSSSPNMLENLAKHKKTISFVSCAMQILLFVSCAGEECPILVVMAYDRFAAICHPPQYTVIMNWTVCMLLVIAIWACGFSLALVHVILSLRLTFSGPQEVNHFFWEILSVLKVACGDTWINEVFVFAGAVFILVGPLSPVLICYVHILWAILKIQTKEGRRKAFSTCSSHFCVVGFYFGIAMMVDLVPDNSQREEQQKILTLFHHSSTHC, from the coding sequence atgtatttcttcctttctcatctggCTATCATTGACATATGCTATGCTTCCAGCAGTTCACCCAATATGCTGGAAAACCTAGCGAAGCACAAAAAAACTATCTCCTTTGTCTCGTGCGCTATGCAGATACTTTTGTTTGTGTCTTGTGCTGGTGAAGAGTGCCCGATTTTGGTAGTGATGGCCTATGACAGGTTCGCGGCAATCTGCCATCCGCCCCAGTACACTGTCATCATGAACTGGACAGTGTGCATGCTCCTGGTCATCGCTATCTGGGCATGTGGATTTTCCCTAGCCCTAGTACATGTAATTCTCTCTCTAAGGTTGACTTTCTCTGGGCCCCAGGAGGTGAACCACTTCTTCTGGGAAATCCTATCTGTCCTCAAAGTGGCCTGTGGTGATACTTGGATCAATGAAGTTTTTGTCTTTGCTGGTGCTGTGTTTATCTTAGTTGGGCCCCTCTCCCCGGTGTTGATCTGCTACGTGCACATCCTCTGGGCCATCCTGAAGATCCAGACAAAGGAGGGGCGCAGAAAAGCCTTTTCCACCTGTTCCTCCCACTTCTGTGTGGTTGGATTCTATTTTGGCATAGCCATGATGGTTGACTTGGTCCCAGACAATAGTCAACGTGAGGAGCAGCAGAAAATCCTTACCCTGTTTCACCACTCTTCAACCCATTGCTGA